The following is a genomic window from Streptomyces chrestomyceticus JCM 4735.
ACGCGCGTAGATTCTGGCCCAGCAGCCCCACCCGCAACAGCCCCCACAGGTTGCGATCAGATGACCGCCCGGCCGGTCCCTCCCTGACAAACACCCCGCCCCGTGCCAGGCTGCCCCCATGACCGACCCCGACACCCGGCCCGCCGCCCTCCCGTACGGCACCCCCGACGCACCCCGCCTCGCCGTCCGAGGCGAAGCCCGCATCGAGGCCGACCCCGAGATCGCCCGCATCGACATCACCGTCCAAGCCCGCGGCACCGACCGCACCGCCACCCTCAAGGACCTCACCCACCGCAACGACCAGGTCCTCGCCCTCGTCAAGAGCTACGGCGACGCCGTCGAGAAACTCGACACCGGCGCCTTCTCCGTCACCCCCGAAATCACCGCCAAAGGCCGCCACGAACGCGTACGCGCCTACCACGGACGCGTCCGCGTCACCGCCACCCTCGCCGACTTCACCGCCCTCGGCGAACTCACCACCCGCCTCGCCGACCTCGACCTCACCCGCGTCGACGGCCCCTGGTGGGCCCTGCGCCCCGACTCGCCCGCCCACCGCGAAGCCCGCCGACAGGCCGTGCGCGAAGCCGTCCAACGCGCCCGCGAATACGCCGAAGCCCTCGGCGCACGCCTCGACGCCGTCCTCGAACTCGCCGACACCGGCGCCGACGGCGCCACGCCGATGCCCGTACCCGGCGGCGCCTTCCGCTCCGTCGCCTACGGGGGAGCGGCCGCGGCCGAAAGCGCCCCCGCCCTCGACCTCGAACCCGCCCGTCAGGAGGTGTACGCACAGATCAACGCACGCTTCACGATGACCCGCCCCACCCTGTGACCCCGAGCCCTGCGGCGTTCGTTTATCCGCTCATCGGAGCACCGGCGCGCGCATTCAACTACTTGTCAAGAGCCTTTCACGTAAAGGCCGTTGGGCAGTCACTTCCCCACAGTTCCCTACCTATGAGTAGGTCGTAGGGTCGCATCATGCGCCGAGCAAAGATCGTCTGCACACTGGGACCCGCCACCGACTCGTACGAGCAGATCAAGGCACTCGTCGAAGCCGGTATGGACGTGGCCCGCTTCAACCTCAGCCACGGCACCTACGCCGACCACGAGGCGCGGTACGAGCGGGTACGCAAAGCATCCGAGGAGACCGGCCGCAGCGTCGGCGTCCTCGCCGATCTTCAAGGCCCGAAGATCCGACTCGGCCGGTTCCGCGAAGGCCCCGTACTTCTCGAACGCGACGACGCCTTCACCATCACCGTCCGTCCCGGCGTAGAAGGCGACCGCCACCGCTGCGGCACCACCTACGAGGGCCTCGCCGACGACGTCACCCCCGGCGAACGCATCCTCGTCGACGACGGCAAGGTCACCCTCCAGGTCACCGACGTCCGCGACACCGAGGTCCACACCAAGGTCGTCGAAGGCGGCATGGTCTCCGACCACAAGGGCCTCAACCTCCCCGGCGTCGCCGTCTCCGTCCCCGCCCTCTCCGAGAAGGACTGCGAAGACCTCCGCTGGGCCCTGCGCATCGGCGCCGACATCATCGCCCTCTCCTTCGTCCGCAGCGGCGACGACATCGACGACGTCCACCGCATCATGCGCCAGGAGAACTGCTTCCGGCCGGTCATCGCCAAGGTCGAAAAACCCCAGGCCGTCGACGCCATCGACGACATCGTCGCCGCCTTCGACGGCATCATGGTCGCCCGCGGCGACCTCGGCGTCGAAATGCCCCTGGAAACGGTCCCGGTCGTCCAGAAGCGCGCCGTCAAACTCGCCAAACGCAATGCGAAGCCGGTCATCGTGGCCACCCAGATGCTCGACTCCATGATCGAGAACTCCCGGCCCACCCGCGCCGAAGCCTCCGACGTCGCCAACGCCGTCATCGACGGCACCGACGCGGTGATGCTCTCCGGCGAGACCAGCGTCGGCAAGTACGCCACCGAAACCGTACGCACCATGGCCCGCATCGTCGCCGCGGCCGAGGAGGACATCCTCACCAAGGGCCTGCCTCCGCTCACCGACCGCAGCAAACCCCGCACCCAGGGCGGCGCCGTCGCCCGCGCCGCCGCCGAGATGGGCGACTTCCTCGGCGCCAAGTTCCTCGTCGCCTTCACCCAGTCCGGCGACACCGTCCGCCGCCTCTCCCGCTACCGCTCACCCATCCCCCTCCTCGCCTTCACCCCCGAACCGGCCACCCGATCCCAGCTCAACCTCACCTGGGGCGTCGAAACCTTCCTCGGCCCCAAGGTCGACTCCACCGACGAGATGGTCGCCCAGGTCGACGAGGAACTCCTGCGCATCGGCCGCTGTCAACGCGGCGACGTCGTCATCATCACCGCCGGCTCCCCACCCGGCGTCGCCGGCTCCACCAACCTCGTCCGCGTCCACCACATCGGCGAGGACGACTCCCCGAAGTAACCCGCGGCCGCCGCTTCAGTACTTGGGCCCGACGTGCACATCCATCAGCGCCACAGACGCACGGCGGGCCACCGACACATTCTGCGCGCGGCGACTGTGGCGGGCCTGCCGCCACGCCACCCCCACCGCGTCCAGCGTGTCCGTACAGAGCCGGACGATGTCGGCGGACGCATTGGTGAAGAAGTAGCGCGGATACTCGTACCGCTTGCGCACGCCGCCCACGAGGCGGGTCGCCCAATTGGTGATCCGGCAGCCGTCGGAGTGGAAGAGGCCGCGGAGGAATTCCCAGGGGTGGGCGTCGACGACGCGCTGCTGCCAGGGCTCCAGGACGATCGGACGGTCGT
Proteins encoded in this region:
- a CDS encoding SIMPL domain-containing protein, which codes for MTDPDTRPAALPYGTPDAPRLAVRGEARIEADPEIARIDITVQARGTDRTATLKDLTHRNDQVLALVKSYGDAVEKLDTGAFSVTPEITAKGRHERVRAYHGRVRVTATLADFTALGELTTRLADLDLTRVDGPWWALRPDSPAHREARRQAVREAVQRAREYAEALGARLDAVLELADTGADGATPMPVPGGAFRSVAYGGAAAAESAPALDLEPARQEVYAQINARFTMTRPTL
- the pyk gene encoding pyruvate kinase, yielding MRRAKIVCTLGPATDSYEQIKALVEAGMDVARFNLSHGTYADHEARYERVRKASEETGRSVGVLADLQGPKIRLGRFREGPVLLERDDAFTITVRPGVEGDRHRCGTTYEGLADDVTPGERILVDDGKVTLQVTDVRDTEVHTKVVEGGMVSDHKGLNLPGVAVSVPALSEKDCEDLRWALRIGADIIALSFVRSGDDIDDVHRIMRQENCFRPVIAKVEKPQAVDAIDDIVAAFDGIMVARGDLGVEMPLETVPVVQKRAVKLAKRNAKPVIVATQMLDSMIENSRPTRAEASDVANAVIDGTDAVMLSGETSVGKYATETVRTMARIVAAAEEDILTKGLPPLTDRSKPRTQGGAVARAAAEMGDFLGAKFLVAFTQSGDTVRRLSRYRSPIPLLAFTPEPATRSQLNLTWGVETFLGPKVDSTDEMVAQVDEELLRIGRCQRGDVVIITAGSPPGVAGSTNLVRVHHIGEDDSPK